The genomic stretch ACAATTGATTCCACTTATTGAAAAATTAAAAAACACCCTTTCTACCCCTTTGGTGGTCGTTGCAGATGCTGGATATAAAACACCCATTATCGCTAAATACCTTTGGAGTCAAGGAATAGAAGCGGTGCTTCCGTATACTCGACCAAAAGGAAAAGAAGGCTTATTTTCGAAACGAGCGTTTCTCTATGACCATTATTTAGACAGTTATCTTTGTCCAAATGAGGCATTGTTATCCTATGTTCGTACTACAAGAGATGGTTATCGTCTTTATAAATCTAATTCACTTCACTGTAGTAGTTGCGCTCTCTTAAAGGATTGCACGCAAAATAAACAAAAAGAAAAAATGATTTTACGACATCTTTGGGAGCCTTACTTAGAAGTTTCGGAGGAACTGCGCTACACAGAACAGCATAAAAAATGGTATAGACGCAGGAAAGAAACCATCGAAAGATGTTTTGCGGATGCCAAAGAAAAGCATGGTATGAGATGGACTACTTATCGCGGACTTGCAAAAGTAACCCTCCAAGCGATGCTTACTTTTGCAGCCATGAACCTGAAAAAAATGGCTAATTGGCTATGGAAAAAGGCGGTGCCTTTTTATTTTTTTGACTTTAAACAGAAAAAAACGGTCCTTCTCAAATATTAAAGCTTGAGAAGGACCGTTTTTCTACAGTCTGAGCCCAAAATAAATTGTTTTGGGCTTTTTGTCTGGCTATTTATTTAGAACCTTTTTCGACATAGCTTAAGTCATTTACATCACCAATAGTGAATTTACCATCTTTGTAAGTGATTTTTGTTACACTTGCATTTTTGATACCTTCTGCAGGCAGTTTGTATCCTGGTTCGATAGTATCAAGAAGCGCACCGATGCTTAGTCCGTGGGAAACTAGTAATACATTGCTATCGCCATTTTTGCTTTCTTTTTTAGCAACATCTGTTAAACCTTCTTTTAGACGAGCTTGGATAGTTGCATAGTCTTCAGCAGGCCAGTTTTCGCCTTCTTTCACACGAGTTTTATCAAGAGCTGCTACACTATCAGCAAAATCTTTTGGCGAGATACCAGCTTTTTGCCACTCTTCTAAAGTTTTACCTTGGCTTTTCGCAATATCAGTCCACATATTTTCATTTAAATCGCCTTCATAAGAACCAAAATTGAATTCACGGAAACGTGGATCAGTTTGTACTTCTTTATCAGCGGATTTATCGCTTTCTTTCAAAATTAAGTTTGCAGTTTGGATAGCACGACCACTGTCGCTGCTGTAAGCTGCAGAGAAATCAACGTCTTTTAAGCCTTTACCAGCGCTTTTAACTACTTCTTCACCAGCGGGAGTAAGAACCGCATCAGACCAACCTTGTACACGGTCAGTTGTGTTTAGCATTGTTTTACCATGACGTACTACATAAAATGTCACAGTGCCATCTTCTTTAGTTTCTTTTGTCTCTTTCTTGTCTGCAGATGTACTGTTACCGCAACCTGCAATTAATAGTACTGCGCATAACGCCATCATCAATTTAAAAATATTTTTCTTCATCTTGTTCTCCTTTTTTGTTAGTATTTAGCAAAATAAAAACCTAGATAAATCGAAAACTAGCCCAAAAAGCCAATTCTCCATTTATCTAGGTTATGCCCAAGTTGGTAACATTCCTGAATAAGGATATTTGTTTATAGGACGATTTTAGCATGGATGGAAAGCGTTTACAAGTCTGTTTTTGATAAAAATTGGAAAAATAAGTAAATTATTTGTTTGAAACGCTAATTCAATTTCCATTATAAAAAGGCTCAGATTTAATCCAAGCCTTTTCCTGCAACACCTAAACCAACAAAACCGCAACCAACGCCAAAACCGCCGGCAAGCCCTGTTTCACCAAAATCCCCTTAGAAGAAGTCGCTCCGCCAAACAGCGCCGCCACAACCACACAACTCAAAAAGAAAATCTGCACAGTCTCCGCAAATCCTGCTCCCGCGAAAAACAATCCCCACACAAGCCCTGCCGCAAGAAAGCCATTATAAAGCCCTTGATTCGCAAACAGCGTCTGTACTTTTTTATTCGCAAGTAATTCCTTCTCCACGCCAAATGTCTTGGCTGCGAGTTTGGTATTGGCGAAAAACATTTCTAAAATCATTATATAAATATGCTCGATCATTACGATGAAGGTTAAAATAAATGCTAAAATGGCCATAAAAAATCCCTCTTTTCTACTTCGAAGTATAGCATAGCTTGTAAATTTTTCGTAAAAATAGAGCTTGAAACGTTGACTTATTGGCGAAATCTCCGTAATATCAAACGTAGACTACTTAATTTTTAGTCTGAAAAGGGGGAAACTATATGCAACAAGAAGCAACAGGTGGGCAGAAAATTCGGCCGATACCGATTATTGCCTCATTTTTGATGGCGGGGTTCATTGGGCTATTCAGTGAAACTGCTCTTAACATGGCGCTTAGTGATTTGATTCAGGTGTTTGATATTAGTTCAGCGACAGTGCAGTGGCTTACGACAGGTTATTTGCTAACGCTTGGAATATTAGTACCGATTTCGGGATTACTTTTACAATGGTTTACAACACGAGGTTTATTTTTTACAGCAGTGAGTTTTTCGATTGCTGGTACGCTGATTGCGGCGCTTTCGCCAACGTTTGCAATGTTAATGATTGGGCGTGTAGTGCAAGCAGTAGGTACGGCGCTATTACTACCATTAATGTTTAACACGATTTTACTGATTTTCCCAGAGCATAAACGTGGCTCAGCAATGGGGATGATCGGGCTGGTAATTATGTTTGCTCCAGCAGTTGGTCCGACAATTTCAGGACTAATTTTAGAAAACTTAACTTGGAACTGGATTTTCTGGATTTCCTTGCCATTCCTTATTATTGCGTTATTATTCGGAATGAAATTTATGCAAAATGTTTCGGTTGTTACGAAGCCGAAAATTGATATTTTATCGATTATTCTTTCGACGCTAGGTTTTGGTGGAGTTGTATTTGCCTTTAGTAGTGCGGGAGAAAGTGGTTGGGGAAGCGCAACGGTATTAGTTTCAATTATCGTTGGTGGACTTGCGCTTGGACTCTTTGTTTGGCGCCAACTAACAATGGAAAAACCTTTGATGGACTTGAAAGTATTTAAATACCCAATGTTCACATTAGGACTTATTTTAGTATTTATCAGCTTTATGATGATTCTTTCAACGATGATTTTACTACCGCTATACTTGCAAAATAGTTTAGCGCTCGCAGCATTTTCAGCGGGATTAGTATTACTTCCGGGTGGGGTGCTGAATGGTTTAATGTCACCATTTACTGGCCGTTTGTTCGATGCATACGGTCCACGCGCACTTGTTATCCCAGGGTTTATCGTAGCGGTTGTGGCACTATTTTTCTTAACGAGAATAGAAGTTGGAACATCTGCATTAACCATCATCGTACTTCATTCGGTGTTAATGATTGGGATTTCGATGGTCATGATGCCGGCACAAACAAACGGATTAAACCAATTACCGCCAAAATTATATCCTGATGGTACGGCGATTATGAACACGTTGCAACAAGTTTCCGGCGCGATTGGAACGGCTGTTGCGATTACGATCATGTCAGCTGGACAAAAAGCTTATATGGAAACGGCGCAAGGAGTAGGACCGGAGCAAATGGTTGCTTCACTGACAGCAGGAATTCAAAATGCCTTTGTCTTTGGACTGATTATGGCTTGTATTGGTCTTCTGTGCTCGTTATTTATTCGTAAAGCTAAATAATAAAGCGAAGAGAACTTCTCGTAATGAGAGGTTCTTTTTTGTTTTGACAAATGGGTTCTGAGTGGTTAAAATGATAGTAAATATAGTTTATAAAGTTTATTTAATAACTTTACGAATGGAGTGGTTGATGATGGCAATTCCTCGTGATTTAAAAGAATTGAATAAGAAAAATATCAAGTCGATTTTACGGCAACAAGGTGCGATGACGAAAGCGGAAATCGCCGAAGTGACTGGGCTAAGTGTAGTTACAGTGAACAAGCTGATTCGTGATTTAGTGGAAAATGAAGAGATTTTAGAACAAGATAATTCGGTTGCGACTGGCGGAAGAAGAGCTGTTTCGTATGAAATTAATCCTAATTTTCAGCAGGTGTTGGTTATTAGTTTGCAAGAAAAGTGGAAGAAAATTACTTATTCTTTTTCGGTCTATAATTTGCTTGGTGAGCCGGAGTTTGTGGAGGATATGTCTGGGGAGGATTTGGACATTACTGCGCTGAAACGGAATACGAAAGATCTTGTTTGCGCTTTTCCGAAGATTTCTTGTGTTGTAATCGGGGTGCCGGGAATTGAAATAGGCGGTAAGCTACGTGCGATGGACTTTCCGCTACTTTTAAATGTGCAATTGCGGGAGACTTTGGAGGCGGAAGTGAATTTGCCGGTGTTGGTTGAGACGGATACGAATGCGGCAATTTTAGGGTATAAAAATCGGCCGGTGAAAGAGGAGAATATCGTTGGACTTTATTATCCGGAGCGTTTTCCACCGGGTGCGGGGCTTTTGATGAACGGAGAGATTTTGAAAGGTCAGAATGGGCTGGCTGGGGAGATTAAGCATATGCCGCTTCAAGTGGACTGGGATAACTTTGATTTTTCGGTGGATGAAATTAAAGCGCACATTCGTAAAATGGTGCTGCTCACGATGAGTTTTTATGATCCGGAAACGATTGTGCTCTATACAAATTTTTATTTTGGGCAGAAGGATTTCACCGAGGAACTGACGGAAGAGTTAAAGCAAGTTTATCCATATGCGGTTTTGCCGGAGATTGTGTTGTCGCGTAAGTTTACGACGGATTATCGGATTGGGCTTTTGGCGTTTGGGATTGATTATTTGGAGAATAATATGACGGATTGGCGGATATAAAAAAAGAGCCCTTTGACAGGCTCTTTTTTACTTATTTAAAGAAATTCGGTAAATACTCTTTATGCGCTTCTAAAAGTTCGTCCAGCATTTCGCGGGCTACAGATTCGCTTGGAGTTAGTGGGTTGATTGTCATTGCAAGGAGTGCTTTGTCGTAATCTCCAGTAACTGCTGCTTCGGCTGTTAGGCGCTCGAAAGTTTTGATTTCTTGGATGATGCCGTTGATAGCGATTGGAAGGCGTCCGCTTGCTAGTGGAATTGGGCCTTGGCGAGTGATGACACAGTTTGTTTCTACTGCGGAATCAGGGTCGATATCAAGGATGGCACCATTGTTACGAGTATTAACGATTTGAATGTCGCGTTTGTCGTTGTAGATAGAGTTAATTAGGTTACATGCTGCTTCACTGTAGTAAGCGCCGCCGCGTTGTTCTAATTGTTTTGGTTTTTCAGCAAGTTCTTCTTGTTTGTAAAGCTCGAATAGTTCAGCTTCTACTTTTTTAACAACTTCTGCACGAGTACCATGTTCTGCGTATGCGCGAGCTTGGTCTTCCAGTTGTTGTTTTGTTTGCCAGTAGTAGCGCAAGTAGTCGATTGGAATCATGTTTAGTGTACGCAAGAACGTTTTGTCCCAACCAGTTGCGTTGATGTTTTTAAGGCTTGAGCCAGCTTCATCTTCTGTCATTTTGAAAACAACATCTTTTGTTACGTCTTTGCCATTATGATAAACAGTTTTCGCGAATACCATGTGGTTTAGACCAACGAATTCTACGTAAATTTCAGAAACGTCTACGCCAAGAGTTTCAGCGATATTGCGTTCGATGCCGATAGGGCCGTTACATAAGCCGACAACTTTCTTTTGGTTACTGTAACGAAGAACTGCTTCTGTTACCATTCCTGCAGGGTTAGCAAAGTTGATTAACCAAGCATCTGGGCAAAGGCGTTCCATGTCTTTACAAATATCTAAAATAACTGGGATTGTGCGAAGTCCTTTGAACATGCCGCCTGGTCCGTTTGTTTCTTGACCAACAACGCCATATGAATTCGGGATGCGCTCATCTTTCACACGTGCATCTAGTAAACCTACACGTAATTGTGTTGTTACGAAATCAGCATCTTTTAAAGCTTCTTCACGGTCTAGTGTTAAATGTACTTCCATGTCAACGCCAGCTTTTTCTACCATACGTTTTGCTAAATTACCAACGATTTCTAATTTTTCACGGCCAGCTTCTACGTCGACTAACCATAGTTCACGAACTGGTAATTCGTCTTGACGTTTAATAAATCCTTCGATTAGTTCAGGTGTATAACTTGATCCGCCACCAATAGTTGCGATTTTAATACCTTTAGTCATTATTTATACCTCCAAGGATATTTTTTTGAAAAGGCTTACTTATTTGGTATCACCTTTTCTTCTCACAGTTATAGTATAGGAATTTTATGAAAAAATAGCTAGTATTTGACGAGGTTTAGGTAAGGATTTTCTAAGTAGGAACTTGTCACATTTGAGTAACGAGGTGTTACATGGTAAAATAAAGCGAAAAGAGGTGCGAAAATGCTTTTTTTGGATAAAAATTTGGAATTAAATGATACGGAATTAGATATTTATAATTATATTGTGGCGAATTTAGATAAAGTTGTTTATATGCGGATTCGCGATTTGGCGACGGAAGCGCATGTGAGTACGACGACAATTCTACGTTTTTGCCGAAAATTTGGTTGTAATGGTTTTTCGGAGTTTCGGGTGAAATTACAGCTTTATTTGGAAGAGCAGAAGTTGGCGCAAATTGATATGGCGGATGAAACGACTTATATTGATTTTCTAAAACGGACGGCGCAACCGGAGTTTAAAGCGCAAATTCAAAACGCAGTGGAAATTCTCCGTGACCGCGAACTGGTTTTATTTGCTGGGGTGGGTTCGTCGGGTGTAATTGCTGAATATGGCGCGATTTATTTTTCGTCATTATTTACGCTGGCGCTACATATTGAAGATCCGCTTAACCACCCGTTTTACCATTTATCGAGCAAATTATCCGATAAAATCTGCATGATTGCGATTTCGGTGGAAGGGGAAAATGAAGACATCATTCGCTACATTCACCAACTGAAGGCGCAAAATTGTAAAGTAATTTCGATTACGAATAGCGCGAAATCAACAATTGCAAGGCTATCTGACGCGAACATCGCTTATTATATTAATAAGGAAATGTACCAGGAAGCGAATATCACGTCCCAACTACCGGCGCTATATACAATTGAAAATATTGCCCGGGAAATAAGAACGCAAATTGATAAAGAGAAAATGTAAAAAGCTAAGTTTTGCTTGGATTTCCGAGCAAAACTTTTTTTGTAACAAAATTGTCACTTACGAAGAATTTTTTAATTTGCTACGATAGTTCTTTGGAGGTGAAATTATGTACAGTAATAGGAAAGAGAAGGTCGTTTTTACACTTATTATGTGTTCTTTGATGATTTTATGCATGAGCTCTTATAATATCTTTCTTGAAAATGGTATTGGCGCGAATTCCTTTATGATTATTTTAAAAGCATTTGTCCCGTTTCTTTTTATTGGATTTTTATTAGACTTTTTTGTTGTCGGAAAAATTGTGTATCGTCTACACGCCCATTTGGTTAGTGAAGATGCTTCGAAATTTAAAAAGATCATTATGATGCAATTGTTGATGGTTACATTTATGTGTGTGCTTATGTCGACGCTTAGCCTGATTGTGAACCAAGGCGAATGGAGTCATCTAGGTATTCTTATTTTGCGCAATTATTTTGTGGCTTTATTTTTGCAAATTTTTATCGTGTCACCGTTTGTGCGGTTAATTAGTCCGCGGATTTTTGCGCTTTTGTAAAAATGAAAAACGCTTAGTCGAGTTTAGGCCCGGCTAAGCGTTTTGTTATTTATGTTCGGCATAATAAGCCTCGAGCGCGTCTTCCACGGTTTTCTTCGTGTAGCCGTTATCGATAATATAGCCAAGATCATGTTTTCTAAAGCTGGTTTTCAAATGATCAATTAGGTCAGCGAAGTAATATTCAATGCCTTTGTCATCAAGCCATTTGAGCAAGTCTTTCATAGATTCGGTTGCGGTTGTATCAATGTTAATAATCGCACTCGCTTCAAAAATGACTAGTTTTGTATCATCTTGAACTGCTTCTTTTAATCCGTCTGCGAATTTGTTGAAATTCCCGAAGAAAAGAGAAGCGCTATAACGATAAATGACAACATTTGGAATTGGTTTTGCTTCTGGTTTACGTTTTAAATCGAAATAACCGTGGCGTCCTTCGATCACTCCAAGAATGGCAATTGGTGATTTCATCGAACGACTTACTACGTTAATGAATGATAGGAAAATCCCAAGTAGTACCCCGAAAATAACGCCAACTAAAAGGGTACCAAGTGCTGCAACAATCCAAACAGTTGCTTCACGACGAGAAACTTTGAATAAACCTTTTAACACATCTACATCAATAATACCTACAAGGGCAGCAAATACGATACCTGAAAGAACTGGTTGCGGCATATAGTAAAGTAAGCCACTTAAGAAGGCAACGATTAGCGCAATAATGGTCGCAGCAACGATAGAAACCATTTGCGTTTTACCACGAAATTGTTCGTTAGCAGCAGTTCTGGATACGCTGGCACTTGCTGGGGAACAACCAGAAAACGCAGCGACGAAATTAGAAATCCCATAAGCAAATAACTCACGATTATCATCAATCGTATATTTGTTCCTCATAGCAAAACTTTCACTTGGTAAAAGCGAACCGGCAAAAGTTGCGATGGCACATACTAAACCGCCGCCAACCGCGAGTGCCCACGAACTTGCACCAAAATCTGGAAGTGCTAGCGAAGGGAAACCAACTGGAATTTTACCTACAATATCAACATTATATTGATCTAATTTAAAGAAATAAGCAGCCATTGTCCCAAGTACTAAAACTACAAGAGACATAGGGATTTTTGGTATAACTTTTTTACAAGTGATAACAATAATGACTGTAACCACGCCCATGGCAAATGAAATCCAATTGGACTGGAAAAACTGTCCGAAAATAATGCCTAGACTAGAGAAGAAACTATCTCCGCTTTCTTTTAGGCCCATTATCTTAGGAATTTGCCCCATAATGATGGAGACACTAAGTCCGGAAATGAATCCACTAAGAACCGGGGCTGATATGTATTTTGCGAAACGTCCTAATTTTAATACGGAGAAAAGAACTAAAAATATTGCACAAAAGAATGCGAGAATTGGGGCGAGCGCGATAGCTTCTTTAGATCCGGCAGCAAGTCCAGCTGTTCCTAAAATGATGGATCCTGTGATGGCACTTGCCGTTGCATCAATTCCGAAAACAAGTTGTGGTGAACTGGCAAAAATAACATACGCAATAACCGGTAAAAATGATGCATATAATCCATAAATGGGTGGAAGTCCTGCTACTTGTGCATATCCCATTGCAACTGGAATCGTCAGTGCAGCAACACCAACGCCTGAAATGACATCATTTCGTAAATAGGATATTTTGTACCCATTTAGTGAAAGCAAGATGTGTTTAAACATAAGTTCCTCCCTTGAAATGTATTTTTATTCTTTATTTTACATCATAAATACATATTAATGAAATCTTATACTATTTACCCCGTTCTTTGTTATACCAATCATAAAACCACGATCTCTTTTTAAGAAATCGTGGCTTTTTTTATTTGTTTTTGGCATAAATGTTCATGGCTTCTTTGAGGAAGTGAGAAAGGCCATCACCGAACTGATCGATATTTTTAGTGAAGCGCTCATCAGCAACGTACATTTCCCCAAGATCAGCAAAGGCTTCTAGGGAATAAATATTGCCGTGGGTGTCATTCAAGTAATGGAAAAAATGGTCAATTGCGAGTTGGGCTTCTTCTGACTCGGGAGAGAGTTCTCGAACAGATGCTAAATGACGAAATTCTGCGTCGAAACTTTCTTTTAAAGTTAATTTTTCTTTTTCGTTCATATTATTTACTTTTTCATTGGCTTTTTCTACTACTTTATCGCCCCAACGTTTTTTTGCTTCTTCTTCGTATGGATTGGTGGAAAAATCAAAACCAGTGAATTTTTCTTTGTTTGTCATTGTTATTTCTCCTTT from Listeria monocytogenes ATCC 19117 encodes the following:
- a CDS encoding ROK family transcriptional regulator, whose product is MAIPRDLKELNKKNIKSILRQQGAMTKAEIAEVTGLSVVTVNKLIRDLVENEEILEQDNSVATGGRRAVSYEINPNFQQVLVISLQEKWKKITYSFSVYNLLGEPEFVEDMSGEDLDITALKRNTKDLVCAFPKISCVVIGVPGIEIGGKLRAMDFPLLLNVQLRETLEAEVNLPVLVETDTNAAILGYKNRPVKEENIVGLYYPERFPPGAGLLMNGEILKGQNGLAGEIKHMPLQVDWDNFDFSVDEIKAHIRKMVLLTMSFYDPETIVLYTNFYFGQKDFTEELTEELKQVYPYAVLPEIVLSRKFTTDYRIGLLAFGIDYLENNMTDWRI
- a CDS encoding DUF1304 domain-containing protein; this translates as MAILAFILTFIVMIEHIYIMILEMFFANTKLAAKTFGVEKELLANKKVQTLFANQGLYNGFLAAGLVWGLFFAGAGFAETVQIFFLSCVVVAALFGGATSSKGILVKQGLPAVLALVAVLLV
- a CDS encoding MerR family transcriptional regulator: MQIKELAELTGVSVRTLHHYDKIGLLVPQKDDWNGYRIYSENDVDKLQQILFFKELDFPLKKIKQILDDPFFDKNVALDLQRHLLIEKKQRIETMLATLDQTIRNEKGEITMTNKEKFTGFDFSTNPYEEEAKKRWGDKVVEKANEKVNNMNEKEKLTLKESFDAEFRHLASVRELSPESEEAQLAIDHFFHYLNDTHGNIYSLEAFADLGEMYVADERFTKNIDQFGDGLSHFLKEAMNIYAKNK
- a CDS encoding 6-phospho-beta-glucosidase, producing MTKGIKIATIGGGSSYTPELIEGFIKRQDELPVRELWLVDVEAGREKLEIVGNLAKRMVEKAGVDMEVHLTLDREEALKDADFVTTQLRVGLLDARVKDERIPNSYGVVGQETNGPGGMFKGLRTIPVILDICKDMERLCPDAWLINFANPAGMVTEAVLRYSNQKKVVGLCNGPIGIERNIAETLGVDVSEIYVEFVGLNHMVFAKTVYHNGKDVTKDVVFKMTEDEAGSSLKNINATGWDKTFLRTLNMIPIDYLRYYWQTKQQLEDQARAYAEHGTRAEVVKKVEAELFELYKQEELAEKPKQLEQRGGAYYSEAACNLINSIYNDKRDIQIVNTRNNGAILDIDPDSAVETNCVITRQGPIPLASGRLPIAINGIIQEIKTFERLTAEAAVTGDYDKALLAMTINPLTPSESVAREMLDELLEAHKEYLPNFFK
- a CDS encoding DHA2 family efflux MFS transporter permease subunit, which codes for MQQEATGGQKIRPIPIIASFLMAGFIGLFSETALNMALSDLIQVFDISSATVQWLTTGYLLTLGILVPISGLLLQWFTTRGLFFTAVSFSIAGTLIAALSPTFAMLMIGRVVQAVGTALLLPLMFNTILLIFPEHKRGSAMGMIGLVIMFAPAVGPTISGLILENLTWNWIFWISLPFLIIALLFGMKFMQNVSVVTKPKIDILSIILSTLGFGGVVFAFSSAGESGWGSATVLVSIIVGGLALGLFVWRQLTMEKPLMDLKVFKYPMFTLGLILVFISFMMILSTMILLPLYLQNSLALAAFSAGLVLLPGGVLNGLMSPFTGRLFDAYGPRALVIPGFIVAVVALFFLTRIEVGTSALTIIVLHSVLMIGISMVMMPAQTNGLNQLPPKLYPDGTAIMNTLQQVSGAIGTAVAITIMSAGQKAYMETAQGVGPEQMVASLTAGIQNAFVFGLIMACIGLLCSLFIRKAK
- a CDS encoding MurR/RpiR family transcriptional regulator; translation: MLFLDKNLELNDTELDIYNYIVANLDKVVYMRIRDLATEAHVSTTTILRFCRKFGCNGFSEFRVKLQLYLEEQKLAQIDMADETTYIDFLKRTAQPEFKAQIQNAVEILRDRELVLFAGVGSSGVIAEYGAIYFSSLFTLALHIEDPLNHPFYHLSSKLSDKICMIAISVEGENEDIIRYIHQLKAQNCKVISITNSAKSTIARLSDANIAYYINKEMYQEANITSQLPALYTIENIAREIRTQIDKEKM
- a CDS encoding SulP family inorganic anion transporter; the encoded protein is MFKHILLSLNGYKISYLRNDVISGVGVAALTIPVAMGYAQVAGLPPIYGLYASFLPVIAYVIFASSPQLVFGIDATASAITGSIILGTAGLAAGSKEAIALAPILAFFCAIFLVLFSVLKLGRFAKYISAPVLSGFISGLSVSIIMGQIPKIMGLKESGDSFFSSLGIIFGQFFQSNWISFAMGVVTVIIVITCKKVIPKIPMSLVVLVLGTMAAYFFKLDQYNVDIVGKIPVGFPSLALPDFGASSWALAVGGGLVCAIATFAGSLLPSESFAMRNKYTIDDNRELFAYGISNFVAAFSGCSPASASVSRTAANEQFRGKTQMVSIVAATIIALIVAFLSGLLYYMPQPVLSGIVFAALVGIIDVDVLKGLFKVSRREATVWIVAALGTLLVGVIFGVLLGIFLSFINVVSRSMKSPIAILGVIEGRHGYFDLKRKPEAKPIPNVVIYRYSASLFFGNFNKFADGLKEAVQDDTKLVIFEASAIINIDTTATESMKDLLKWLDDKGIEYYFADLIDHLKTSFRKHDLGYIIDNGYTKKTVEDALEAYYAEHK
- a CDS encoding histidine phosphatase family protein, which codes for MKKNIFKLMMALCAVLLIAGCGNSTSADKKETKETKEDGTVTFYVVRHGKTMLNTTDRVQGWSDAVLTPAGEEVVKSAGKGLKDVDFSAAYSSDSGRAIQTANLILKESDKSADKEVQTDPRFREFNFGSYEGDLNENMWTDIAKSQGKTLEEWQKAGISPKDFADSVAALDKTRVKEGENWPAEDYATIQARLKEGLTDVAKKESKNGDSNVLLVSHGLSIGALLDTIEPGYKLPAEGIKNASVTKITYKDGKFTIGDVNDLSYVEKGSK